The Cryptomeria japonica chromosome 2, Sugi_1.0, whole genome shotgun sequence region CTAGAATtagatgctttaatatttttttttgcaattttaagTGATTTATGTTCATTGGGAGATTGCTCTAACTTTGTGGTTATATGATTTAATCTACTTAACCAAAGCTTAGTTTATTTTTGGATTAATTTGTTTATGCATATTATCATTCCAACATAACTCAAAATTAAGAttgttttctttccctttcttttgatattttttacAACTATTTAGAATTAGGAAATGATAGTAAAATATTATACATTAGCTATCTAGTGTTAccaaaattcatatttaattagatTCAAGATTAGTGAACCCAACTTTTAGGGTGTGGTGCATTATAAATTGCTTTATTATCAAAACCTATCCCATATTGTGCAGACCCCATAATACAATCATGCAAGTCCCCTTGTAAAAATAGCAAACAAAAAATGACTAGGTGAACTGGCCAAAACCTTCGAGTAGTCGTCTTCTATTAAGGGTTTCGATTTCCTTTCAAGAAAGATGTGAGTTTGTTTGAATTTTAATATGTGTTGCAAGTGTGTCAAAGCAATTGTcaatcaattccttcaaacttaTCCAATATAAGggtaaattcttctagaaacagTAGGTgtagtttaatttatatatttttagaaATATCTATCAATATATAGAGGTGTGTTTTATGAAATTGTCAATGTTTGCACATACACCTTGATGTTTATTTTTATAACATGGAACTATTGTAAAACTTAAATTCTTTAAGTTTGTGGGGGTGGAGATGGGGGCGAGGGGGATAAAGTTAAAACGTTATAAAACTTTTAAGagaaattgatttgaaaattaTACAATTATATATTTTAGCCTCTTGTTTTAGTCATGTCTTTTCCCATGTATTCTAATCACACATCAAATTCTTTATGGATTTTTGGATTGCACCAGTTTCCAACATCTATAAATCATAATGACTTGAAAATATTAAAATGCACCACCTATATATATTCAAAGGGAGTTATTTCAATACTCTATATAATCATCCCACTCCAAATTTTTATTACTCTTATCTTATAGGTGCTACTTTAGTGTTATATTCTTCCTCGATTTTTTaccttttaaaaaaaacaaataatattTTATCACAATGTAAGAATTATATAGAAtattatttttcaaattcattttgtatCTACAATACACACATTTGATTTTTGgtaaattatttttcattttttataatatttcaaAACTATATATAATCACAAATCccactttaaaaaaaattgaaagctCTATTGCATGTGCACTACCACTCATGCTTCTAGAAGGCTTGGTTCAAATTTCATAATAAGACACATACAAACAAAGCAAGCTAAATAAATATTATAGAATGTCTACAATATTCTCTATTGGAAGAATTCATCAATATTcaagaacttgatttgatttggagTTTTATACAAGTAAGGATTTTAGAAGAGTTAGTTAAAATTTGTATAAGAGAGTGTGAGTGTTTAGATGATATGATTGTGGTTATCAAAGAAGATTAAAGAATAATGGTTTGACATTATTGCATAGCATAtagaatttgatttgatttggagttTTATACAAAGATTTTAAAAAAGTGAATTAAATTTTGTATAAGAGAGCGTGAGTGTTTAGATGATATGATTGTGATTATCATGAGAGAAGGGGATTGAAGAATAATGGTTAGGCATTATTGTATAGCATATACtatgaataaaaaaaaattataatgtaaAACGAATATTTATAGTCTTAAATATAATGactcttaaaaatataaatataaagagaTTGGCTATCTATaaatatttgtgcttaactactaTTTGATAACAATGTTGCTGCACGGTGtgaaaaagataaaaagaaaaaaaagatctgctacttggtggaagggtgcatcctctgaacactattttgttaaaaagaaaagcttctcctaGGTGGTGGCACAGGTTCCTCAACTCGATGAGCCTCCTGTTGCTGCCTCTGTTCCTTAGGAATGTGTGGATGCTTGCGGTGGTACCCCGACTGAttgtttgaaaaatgttggatcttcttcttcaATGGATGACTCTCCCGCGTCCCAGATTGCTGCTGGATCTTCTGTTGTCCCTGCCTCTCTGGATGCTGGCTCTGTTCCTCTTGATGTTGGGAGGCCCTCTATTCTGGATCcttcctcttggcaaaaggctgctgCTAGGGTCGAGGAGGGATGGAtcactgttaaaagtaaaaaatctaaattgtcccagtcctcttttgatatgacccttcgatcccacaagggtaggacaaattcttgatccttcctggttgggttagggctgctggttttttgcagcctgttggtttttggtgggggtatttgttgttccccttcttttggtTGGCTATGCCGAGTCTcttttgtgttctgtttctttgagtggactttcaagcttatctttcggttcgggttgcaggtcctaaaacctgtcttgtaaagggtttctggtcccttaaaaacttgtttttccttaatcaaaaacaatgttGAATAGACATGACTTTTTCATAGTTCATGAAGTTTGTAAAGAGTGCTTTTGGATTCAATAGTGTGTATTTTTGCATCAACATCTTAAATCACACACAATGATTATCATAATAAAAATGAGAGTTATGATTTGGATTGTAGACTTAGCACTTCGAAAAAAAGTAATGATAAGGGAGTGACAAGAGGATCCTTTGTCCTTTGATTTCCAATCCTAATGTCATCATTTTACCCATACCTCCTTTTTAGATGTTAAGTCTGCAATCCAAATCATAATTTTGTTCTTCTTAATGATGCTTCATTGAGTTTGATCCAGAAACATTGTTGCAAAAATATCCTTCATTTTCCAATTCTCTTGTCACCTCACCACCTCTACCtcctttttaaatattaattttgcaATCCAAAATCATCTTTCTTCTTCTATATAATGACAGATCATTGAATGCAATCTAAAATATAGATTCAACAATATATATAATTGAAATGAAAAATACTCTCTATCCACACCTTTTAAGTGCTATTACTAATTTAATCTAATTGACTTTGAAAACTCATGCACACCATTTATGTATGCAATTAATAGAAcgaagaaagaagaaacaaatcaaaaccATTTCCCTAGATAAAATTCATTTAGTTTAAAACCAAACCTAGCCGTTACGGTTTAAACGTTAAAAAATTACTTTCAAATATGGAGTTAATTAACCCTGTCTCTTTAAAGAACGTAATTGTTTTATTTGAAATCGGAGTAGCAGTAACGGATGCAAGTGCAGAGAAAATGAATACAGAATGCGAGCAAAACACGCCCAAAAAGTGGAGAAGAACCTCCGGTTGGAAAAATGATACCGATATGGTTAAGCCCAAAAATGAgcaaagagaagaaacatcagacAAGGAGAACAGAGGAGTGGCTACAAACAAGCAGAGACAGCGTAAGAAGGAGACTCTTAAGAATGTTTCAAACCTCCTCCCTCCTCCACCGTCCTCGTCTTCAAACTCAAAGAAATCAGGCCACATCCGGAACCACAAAAGGGCTGGTATTGGTAGATCGCCCCAACCCCATCTTGAGGAACAGAGTCATGAGAAAATCCTGGGTTCAAGTCCTACTTGCCCCATAAAAAGTAATTCTTCTTTGAAGAAGGAGTTGCAACCTGTGAGGTTAAGGCTTCAGAAATTGAATATAGATAAGGAGAGAACCGACAAGTTGTTGGATGAGCGTGATGCCCTTCTGAAGCAGAAGGAGGCTGAGCTCGAGATCAAGGCAAAAGCTCAGGAAAGGCTTCAGTTGCAGCTTATACAGTTCCAGAAATTGAAGGAATTCAAGAGTGCATTggtaattttttggttttttgttttgtatttggaTCTAATGCCTTCGGGTTTGATAGCTTTAGGTTTTGTTGATCTAGTTTTGGTCCAATTGGATAGAGTAAATGCTCTTCCGAGCCGTTCAAGGGAAGACTGTTGGGCCTTTTCTGTTCTTGGGGCTGGGGTGATTCTTCCTGTAAGTTTGTAGCTCGAGTAATTTTTGGGTTAACGGGATTTATGTGAGCCATTGGTGCAAGGGGCTCGTATTTGTGTGGTACTTATTGCAGTCCTGAGCTTCACCAACTCAAAATAGAATAATTAAGTTTGACTCTTCAGAAACTAGGGTCCCTTTTACTCTTACCACTTTTCTAATATAGCTTTTTTGGAGTCCCTTTGACCTACTTTAGTCATTTTTGTACATTACTATAATTGCCTTCTTGCCTCTATGAGATTTGATCCAGTGAAACTTTTCCAAAACACACTGAATTTGCATAAGCGTATATGGTTACTTCAGATTTTTCTAGAAAGCCCTATCTTCATTTCCATAGAGTGCGTAGGATTTGGATAGTGTAGTTCTCGCATAAATGTTAGCTTCATTTCCATTATGGGGTTTAGTCTAGCTTGGTTTAACAAAAGCATAGCTCCATTTCCATAGAGTGTATGGGTTTTGATCTGGACCTGATTTTTCATGGAATCCTGGATTCATTTTGGTGCACTATGTTAAGGTAGATTTCCATAGAATTTCTGTAAGACCAGTCATAACAGATTTGAAACTGCATGATTTAAGAAGATGATGGCTGATGTCACATTTTAGTTGGTGTATGTGTTTCTTCAGCCTGTTAATTTTGTTAAATTTAGTTCATGATACGCTATCAAATGCTTTTCAGGAATTTAATAGTTGTGTTTTTGTGTGCAAACAGAATTACCCTTTGGAGCAGTCTCTCCGCATGGTGGAGCTtgctaaggagaaggagaaggaagagaagaTAAATGATCCAAATAGACTGAAGGAGCCTTCTCTGCCATATATTTTGTGGTGCCAAGACCAGTGGAATCAGGTAGGCTAAATGCTCCATTCATCCCGATTTGCATTCTAGATTGTACCAAATCTTCTTCACTTAATTTTATTCTAACATGTTCTGTTATTTACATATAGGTGGAATGTTTGCATTAGCAAACTATATGATGTTTTTTTGATAAAGGTAAAACGAGGGTTTTTGAAAGAGTACCAAAATTTTTACATAATCAAGAATAGATAGAATATTGAAGAGCAAACGAGAAACAACAGGGATGAACAGTTTTTAGGCTACTACACAAAAGCTACTTACATAACCTGAGCATCACTGCTGAAACTAACTACTAAGGATAGACTTCTCTAACAGAGACCAGTCAAGTGGTTAAAATCTGTAGAACTAGAGAGCTCTAAATACTAGCCACAGTTCTACTCACCGAATTGCTGAAGTACCATTCCAACCTTCCGTTTCTGACAATAGAACCAAGCTCATTAGGGTACAAGGATCACCTGAAGTCCTTTTGCCAAAGTTCCCAATAGGTCTTGTACCctccatttttatttttcttttagagAAGAGCCAGGAGAATACCAAGCACTCTACAAAGGACGAGAAGCAGGACTCCCCACAGCAACACAAGCTCCAGCACCTTTCAATTTGAGCTCCTCTCATTAGTAGACACAGTATGATTGGACTCATTTATTACCATTTCTGAGAAGGGCATCTCTTCATTCACTTGAGGAATACACAACTTATTTTCCCTCTCCAAGCATTCTGCTTCCTCCTATTACCTAGAAAAAACAAGAGTTGAGTGGCTAACCCTAGGGCATAATGAATAAACATTCGCTGCTAACTCAAACTCAATCTTCTACTTCTAGACACCAGACTTAGAAGGCAAGGAGATAGAAGTCAGTAGCATCTTATCAACATTAGTATTCATACAGAAACTAGTATACAATAGTCGCTTCTTGGATCTAACCACAGGATTGATAGTAGCCGCCAATGCTCCACAAAACCTCTTCTTCCCAATATTCTAATGACGGGCCTAGCAATCTAACTCAATTGGAGAACCTACTACAGCATTCTTTCATTGGATCAAAACCTGGTTTCCACTTTCGAAGGAAGAATCCCAATTGCCCATAGAAGTAGGGACCACTTGAAAGGGTCTCGACACAATCGATTTATTTAAAAAGGAAATAAGGAAGAAACCTTG contains the following coding sequences:
- the LOC131078937 gene encoding high mobility group B protein 6, whose translation is MELINPVSLKNVIVLFEIGVAVTDASAEKMNTECEQNTPKKWRRTSGWKNDTDMVKPKNEQREETSDKENRGVATNKQRQRKKETLKNVSNLLPPPPSSSSNSKKSGHIRNHKRAGIGRSPQPHLEEQSHEKILGSSPTCPIKSNSSLKKELQPVRLRLQKLNIDKERTDKLLDERDALLKQKEAELEIKAKAQERLQLQLIQFQKLKEFKSALNYPLEQSLRMVELAKEKEKEEKINDPNRLKEPSLPYILWCQDQWNQMKSENQNIPFKDMGTIMGENWKVLNAEEKKRYNDKYEAEKEAYLQAAVQQKQQQNEGGTDPNRPKKPPTSFLLSSNKTREMLAKERPEVSNTANNALISAKWKELEEACKKNGMIREQKTEEQTQHQFQFIEEEMEVGMSTANTTCS